From the Campylobacter concisus genome, the window GTAAATCTAAGGCCACTTTTAAATGCTAAAAAGCCAAGTGCAAGCATGCCAAGCGAGACGGCAAATGAGCGGTGTTTGTAGCAAAAAAGAGCAACGCCAGCAAGTGAGATCAAAAATGTGATGATATTTGCGCTGATCCTCTCGCAAAATAGCGTAAAATCAACGATGCTTGACTCTTGGATGGTTTGATTGACATTAAAAAAGTGAAAGCTCATGCCTCCAACTTCAGGCGCATCTCTAAAGACGTAAAATTTAAGCTGAAAAATAATCGGATTTAGTCCGCCACGAATTACAAAAACAATAAAAACAAATGCCAAAATACCAAGAGCAATTTTTAAATTTATCACCTCTTTTTTAAAAAGACAAAACGCATAAATAGCGACGATAGCGATAAATTTAAGCGTTAGATCAAGATTTGAAATGGCAAGTAAAAGCAGCGAAATTTCAAGGTAAAAAAGTGGATTTTTCCTATCAAAAATGAGCGTGTAAAGTAAAAATAGCCCAGTTAAAATGCTAATAAGCGAAAATGCGCTCGCATACCACCACATATAAATAAGCACGCTTAAAGGTGCGATTATTAGGCTCTTTGCGTCCTTTTTCTCAAGCACCCTAACAAGCCCCCAGACGACAAAGACGCTAAGTGGGATGATGAGCATATCAGTGTCGTAGTATCCTGCCATCGTGCGGTTGTAGTAACTATTTGCAACCACTGCAAGAAGCGCAGCGATGAAGCCAGCCATTTTTAGTTTGTATTCATTTGCGATCAGGATAACTGGCACAGCCACAAGCGATGAGAAAAATACGCTCATATAAATCATCACCGTCTCAAGCTTAACGCCTAGAAATTTCACGATCCAGTAAGTAAGTGTGGAAAGCGGATAGCCGTAGTAGCTAAGGTCATTTTCTTGGTGAAAGCCAGCCAGCATATCCCTTGTGCCCTCGGCAAATGCGTAGCCGTCGTTTGTGCTGATCATTAGCTCGTTGTTCCAGAAAAAGACTGGATACTCGCTCGCCCAAAAGACCCAGTAAAGCCTGCAAACCATGCCAAAGAGGACTGCGACAAATATCATCAAGTATAAAGAGTAATTTTTAAAAAATAAATTTCTATTCATTAGGATTTTCCAAAAAATTTATAAGCTCGCTCGCTATATTTTCACTATCAAAAAATTTAGCCCGATTATACGCAACCTTTTCAAAATTTTGCCTTATTTTAGGCGCATTAAGCACCTTTATCATCGCCTCTTTCATCGCATTTTCATCATCAACAGGCACCAAAATGCCAAACTCGCTCTCGCCCAAAAGCTCCTTTGCACCACTCTTATGCTCGGTCGAAATAATTGTTTTTTCGCATGCTAGTGCTTCAAGCAGGACATTTGAAAAGCCCTCAAAACGCGATGCACAAAGCAAGCAAGAGGCGTTTTTTATATGCCTAAATGGGTTTTTATCAGTGCCAAGAAGCTTTACTCGATCACTAACGCCAAATTTATCTATCAAATTTTGTAGCTCATCTTTTAAAGGCCCTTTGCCAAGGATGCCAAGCGTGGCGCGAGGGTCGTTGATAGAAGCTATTATTTTTATTAGTATGGCTTGATTTTTACCGCTATCAAGGCGGCCTATGTTTATGAAAAATGGCTTAAAGTCGCTCTCAAGTGGCTCATCTTTTAGCAAATTTATAGTTTTTAGATCAAGGGCGTTATAAAGCACCTTTGTCTTTGCCTCGCTCATACCAAAATTTCGCACCAGATCCTCTTTATTGCCAGCTGCATTTGCGAGGATTAGATCAGCTTTTTTATAAAGATGAATGAGTAAAAATTTATTAACCCTGCCGCTTAGATCGTTTTTATATAGGATCGACGGACAGCTTCGCTCACTGATAACTAACCTAGCCTTTAGCCCTAAAATCCTAGCAACCCCAGCAATATAACAAGGGCGGTTCATCAGCACAAACTGCGTGTCGATGTTTAAGCTTTGACAAAGATTTTTATACTTAAAGGCAAGCATTGGCATCGCTAAAAAGAGCCTTGCGAGCTTCTTTAGTCCGCTCTCGTAAGGATCGCTATTTTCTATAAAGTGGATCTGCACCTCGCTTGGGATCTCGTAGGCGATGACCTTACTCATTAAGATGAGATGAACTTCATAGCGTTTAACCAAAAATGGCAGTAAATTTGCCACATTTCGCTCAGCCCCACCAGGTCCCATAGAGTATAAAAAAACGGCTAATTTTTTCACTTGCTAACAACCTTTTTTATAAATTCTCGCCACTGCTTGATGATATTTTCTTTGCTAAATAAATTTGCATTTTTACTGGCGTTTTTTGCTAGTTTTTGTCTTAAATTTTCATCTTTTAAAAGCATCTCAAGCTTATCTTTTAGATCATCTGTGTCGCCATTTTTAAAGATGAGCCCGTCCACGCCGTCATTTATAAGCTCCCTTGCACCCACGGTGTCGCTACTTAGCCTAGCGCAACCAAAAGCGCCTGATTCTATTAATACGTTTGAAAGCCCCTCGCTTTGTGAGCAAAGAGTAAAAATTTTTGCCTCGCTGTAAAGCTTACTAACATCACTCATGTGACCTAGAAATTTGACATTAAGCCCTAAATTTGAGGCCATCTCTTTTAGCTGCGCCTCTTGCCTGCCGCTGCCTGCGATCTTTATCTCCCAGCCATCAAGCAAGCTCTTATCTACCTTACTAAGCGCCTCAAAATAGATATCATAGCCCTTTACCGCCTCCAGCCTTGCCACGCTTAAGATGACGTTTTGCTTCTCGCAAATTTCAGGCACGTCGATAAAAAGTGGATTATGTATGACCTCGCGATTTTTGGCAAATTTATAGTAGTCGTAGTCGCTTTTACTTAGCACGCTTAAACCATCTACAAATTTATACGAAAAGTCACGCATAGCGCTTGTGATTTTGCTTTTTAAGTAGCTATGCTCGTGGTGCTCGGTTGCTATTAGTTTGCTCTTTAGCCCCAAATTTGCCAGCACGCAAGCGACATTTGTCCAGTCGATAAAGCTCATTATGAGATCAGCCCTTTGCTCCTTAAAAAGCGCTCTAAGAGCCAAAATTTTCTTAAATTTCAAGGCCAGCCCAGAGCCACTCACATTAAGGTTTATGATCTTTATCTTTTCACTAAATTTATAAAGTCCAAGATCCTCTTCAAGCAGGGCGATAGTGATCTCATTGTCCTTACAAAACTCATTTGCAAGCACGTTTAGCACGCGCTCAGCCCCACCGTTTCTAAGTGCGGCGATGACAAAAAGAATTTTCACTTCACACCTCCAAGCCTTAAAAGCTCCAGCCATTTTTTATAAATTTGCTCCACGCTAAACTCATCAAGTCTAGCTCTTGCGTTTTTGGCAAATTCGCCCATTTTTGCCTCATCTTGCATCATTTTTGCAAGCTTCTCACTCATCTGCCTATCGTCATTTACCTCGCAAAGCAAGCCATCAAAGCCATCTTTTATAAGCTCTTTTGCCCCGCTAGTTCTTGTCGCAACCCTCACGCAATCATAGTTTATCGCCTCTATCAAGGTGTTGCCAAGACCCTCGAAATTTGAGCAAGAGATCAGCACCTTTGCCCTTTTATAAAGTGAGGCGATGTCGCTAACGTTGCCTAAGAATTCGACATCAGCGTCTAAATTTTTGGCTAAATTTTCTAAATTTGCCCTCTCGCCACCATCTCCAGCAACGGCAAATTTATAGCTACTTTGCTTTAAGTTTGCAGCCACTCTTACAAACATTTCGCAGTTTTTTATCTTATTTAGTCTGCCAACAAAGATGATTAAATTTTCTTTATCAAAGCTCTCACTGCGCACCTCCTCAAAGAGTGGGTTGTAAATTTTCATCACATTTTTACAAAATTTCGAGTAGTGGCCAAGATCCTCGTCGCTTAAGACGCTAAGTGCATTTGCAAATGGGTAGCTAAGGCGTCTTAACACCTTAAAAATGGCTCTTTTTGGCGCAAGGTAGTTTGTGTGCTCACTTATTATAATAGGCGTTTTTAGCCCAGCTGAACTAAAGAGCACCAGGGTATTTACAGCGTCTAAAAAGGATATCACTGCGTCAAATT encodes:
- a CDS encoding glycosyltransferase; its protein translation is MKVLFVTSTLRSGGAERVCAVIASRFSMDHDVSLVKFDKDEPFYELASGVKLINLGVGADELGLIGNLKKRVLKVLALRALIREGKFDAVISFLDAVNTLVLFSSAGLKTPIIISEHTNYLAPKRAIFKVLRRLSYPFANALSVLSDEDLGHYSKFCKNVMKIYNPLFEEVRSESFDKENLIIFVGRLNKIKNCEMFVRVAANLKQSSYKFAVAGDGGERANLENLAKNLDADVEFLGNVSDIASLYKRAKVLISCSNFEGLGNTLIEAINYDCVRVATRTSGAKELIKDGFDGLLCEVNDDRQMSEKLAKMMQDEAKMGEFAKNARARLDEFSVEQIYKKWLELLRLGGVK
- a CDS encoding glycosyltransferase, whose protein sequence is MKILFVIAALRNGGAERVLNVLANEFCKDNEITIALLEEDLGLYKFSEKIKIINLNVSGSGLALKFKKILALRALFKEQRADLIMSFIDWTNVACVLANLGLKSKLIATEHHEHSYLKSKITSAMRDFSYKFVDGLSVLSKSDYDYYKFAKNREVIHNPLFIDVPEICEKQNVILSVARLEAVKGYDIYFEALSKVDKSLLDGWEIKIAGSGRQEAQLKEMASNLGLNVKFLGHMSDVSKLYSEAKIFTLCSQSEGLSNVLIESGAFGCARLSSDTVGARELINDGVDGLIFKNGDTDDLKDKLEMLLKDENLRQKLAKNASKNANLFSKENIIKQWREFIKKVVSK
- a CDS encoding STT3 domain-containing protein, with product MNRNLFFKNYSLYLMIFVAVLFGMVCRLYWVFWASEYPVFFWNNELMISTNDGYAFAEGTRDMLAGFHQENDLSYYGYPLSTLTYWIVKFLGVKLETVMIYMSVFFSSLVAVPVILIANEYKLKMAGFIAALLAVVANSYYNRTMAGYYDTDMLIIPLSVFVVWGLVRVLEKKDAKSLIIAPLSVLIYMWWYASAFSLISILTGLFLLYTLIFDRKNPLFYLEISLLLLAISNLDLTLKFIAIVAIYAFCLFKKEVINLKIALGILAFVFIVFVIRGGLNPIIFQLKFYVFRDAPEVGGMSFHFFNVNQTIQESSIVDFTLFCERISANIITFLISLAGVALFCYKHRSFAVSLGMLALGFLAFKSGLRFTIYAVPIMALGFGYLVEFILSNLKLKGAVLNLARAFITMLALTPALIHIYGYKAEPVFVHKEVEILNKLKGIAGREDYVVAWWDYGYPIRYYSDVKTLIDGGKHLGRENFAVSFALGSDEMSSANMARLDVEYTERNFKERFNGNLAQILKERNASIDQFFSDIKKANFSLPAKTRDIYYYLPDRMLGIFPTILQFSKIDLKSGKNLNNGLFIVTRAISQNENGIRLNGGFTLTSDVTNLIYDGNILPLKYFIETDYNEAGKLNVKEYKNNESSNISVIFMRDYSRFIILDESILNSTYIQLFVLERYDPKIFEPVILDGAAKIYKLKR
- a CDS encoding glycosyltransferase; translated protein: MKKLAVFLYSMGPGGAERNVANLLPFLVKRYEVHLILMSKVIAYEIPSEVQIHFIENSDPYESGLKKLARLFLAMPMLAFKYKNLCQSLNIDTQFVLMNRPCYIAGVARILGLKARLVISERSCPSILYKNDLSGRVNKFLLIHLYKKADLILANAAGNKEDLVRNFGMSEAKTKVLYNALDLKTINLLKDEPLESDFKPFFINIGRLDSGKNQAILIKIIASINDPRATLGILGKGPLKDELQNLIDKFGVSDRVKLLGTDKNPFRHIKNASCLLCASRFEGFSNVLLEALACEKTIISTEHKSGAKELLGESEFGILVPVDDENAMKEAMIKVLNAPKIRQNFEKVAYNRAKFFDSENIASELINFLENPNE